A window from Bufo bufo chromosome 1, aBufBuf1.1, whole genome shotgun sequence encodes these proteins:
- the LOC120998001 gene encoding zinc finger protein 583-like isoform X2: protein MTSVSFKEVAMYFFEEEWSQLDSWQKELYSNVMRDIHTTLLSLGYTILHPDVLCRIRRNDEPYVSSQEEVRKGDSVPSSDMVFKIKCEEELCADEGNPTESSTKAVPGASFLSPDLIFRIKRDEDVCTDEENCKGGEEDKSELEIETHQTRQHFPSLQQSNFGYTILHPDVLCRIRRNDEPYISSQEEDRKGASVPSSDMVFKIKCEEELCADEGNPTLSSTKAVPGASVLSPDLIFRIKRDEDVCTDEENCKGGEEDKSELGFPSAMSDVLINKEGKSDGEQKTDQKHNHSHEDLTFEANHLVFNPKISIWPKQENEVPEVTSELLSAGCIDRNVMEIKTEIDLTLGCKLPPPRHLTETTSDTASEICQISEKYPGLHKEEHAGKGEESLLSIVLRRANAGNLQLPNYKHSSSYKNMDYSRGIPRIVEKETCYPPKQSFFQTPGSSDLLNSFHDPPASLQHCAPQIDKPFRCHLCDKRFKTLGILNIHLKTHSRVRPYQCSDCGKSFRDNWNLKVHQKIHTGETPYRCAICDKGFIQYATYMKHQRIHTGERPYSCGYCNKSFTNSSNLVRHYRTHTGEKPYICMECGKSFSYNTSLIQHRRSHKVEPAENATNGPSNK from the exons atg ACTTCTGTGAGTTTTAAGGAGGTTGCTATGTACTTCTTCGAAGAGGAATGGAGCCAGTTAGACTCTTGGCAGaaggaactgtacagcaatgtgaTGAGGGACATCCACACAACTTTACTTTCTTTAG GTTACACCATTCTCCATCCCGATGTTCTCTGTAGGATTAGAAGAAACGACGAGCCATATGTCAGCAGCCAGGAGGAAGTCCGCA AAGGGGATTCAGTTCCAAGTTCGGACATggtatttaaaataaaatgtgaaGAAGAACTTTGTGCTGATGAAGGAAATCCTACAGAAAGCAGCACTAaag CTGTACCAGGTGCCTCGTTCCTCAGCCCAGATCTCATATTCAGAATCAAGCGCGATGAGGATGTTTGCACTGATGAAGAGAACTGTAAAGGTGGTGAAGAAGATAAATCAGAGTTGG aaatcgagactcatcagaccaggcaacattttcccagtcttcaacagtccaatttcg GTTACACCATTCTCCATCCCGATGTTCTCTGTAGGATTAGAAGAAACGACGAGCCATATATCAGCAGCCAGGAGGAAGACCGCA AAGGGGCTTCAGTTCCAAGTTCGGACATggtatttaaaataaaatgtgaaGAAGAACTTTGTGCTGATGAAGGAAATCCTACATTAAGCAGCACTAaag CTGTACCAGGTGCCTCGGTCCTCAGCCCAGATCTCATTTTCAGAATCAAGCGCGATGAGGATGTTTGCACTGATGAAGAGAACTGTAAAGGTGGTGAAGAAGATAAATCAGAGTTGG GATTTCCATCTGCAATGTCTGATGTGCTAATTAATAAAGAAGGAAAGTCTGATGGAGAACAGAAGACAGATCAGAAGCATAATCACAGTCATGAAGATCTGACCTTTGAAG CCAATCACTTGGTTTTCAATCCCAAAATTTCCATTTGGCCCAAGCAGGAGAATGAAGTGCCTGAAGTAACTTCTGAGCTCTTATCAGCAGGATGTATAG ATCGAAATGTTATGGAAATAAAAACTGAGATAGACCTCACCCTTGGTTGCAAGTTACCTCCACCACGGCATCTTACAGAAACTACTTCAGACACTGCTTCAGAGATCTGCCAAATATCAGAAAAATACCCTGGTTTAcataaagaggagcatgctgggaaaggGGAGGAAAGTCTGCTGTCCATTGTCCTTAGAAGAGCAAATGCTGGGAATCTACAGTTACCAAATTACAAGCATTCTAGTAGCTACAAAAACATGGACTACTCCCGAGGTATCCCCAGAATTGTCGAGAAAGAGACATGTTATCCACCAAAGCAGTCCTTCTTCCAGACCCCTGGTAGCAGTGACCTACTGAACAGCTTCCATGACCCCCCAGCATCGCTCCAGCACTGTGCCCCTCAGATAGacaaacccttcagatgccacctATGTGACAAGCGTTTTAAGACCCTGGGAATACTGAACATCCATCTGAAAACGCACAGCAGGGTCAGACCATATCAGTGCAGCGATTGTGGAAAAAGCTTTAGGGACAACTGGAATCTTAAGGTTCACCAGAAAATACACACAGGGGAGACCCCCTATAGATGTGCTATATGTGATAAAGGATTTATCCAGTACGCCACGTATATGAAGCACCAACGTATACACACTGGGGAGAGGCCATATTCTTGTGGTTACTGCAATAAGAGCTTTACCAATAGCTCCAACCTGGTGAGACATTACCGAACACACACGGGTGAGAAGCCATATATCTGTATGGAGTGTGGGAAGAGCTTCAGCTACAACACAAGTCTTATACAGCACAGAAGGAGCCATAAGGTGGAACCTGCTGAGAACGCAACCAACGGCCCAAGCAACAAGTGA
- the LOC120998001 gene encoding zinc finger protein 583-like isoform X1, whose protein sequence is MAETATVSALCVFGSVLLVRRLSSFRILTSWRYRWTIRKSQRKTKRKMTSVSFKEVAMYFFEEEWSQLDSWQKELYSNVMRDIHTTLLSLGYTILHPDVLCRIRRNDEPYVSSQEEVRKGDSVPSSDMVFKIKCEEELCADEGNPTESSTKAVPGASFLSPDLIFRIKRDEDVCTDEENCKGGEEDKSELEIETHQTRQHFPSLQQSNFGYTILHPDVLCRIRRNDEPYISSQEEDRKGASVPSSDMVFKIKCEEELCADEGNPTLSSTKAVPGASVLSPDLIFRIKRDEDVCTDEENCKGGEEDKSELGFPSAMSDVLINKEGKSDGEQKTDQKHNHSHEDLTFEANHLVFNPKISIWPKQENEVPEVTSELLSAGCIDRNVMEIKTEIDLTLGCKLPPPRHLTETTSDTASEICQISEKYPGLHKEEHAGKGEESLLSIVLRRANAGNLQLPNYKHSSSYKNMDYSRGIPRIVEKETCYPPKQSFFQTPGSSDLLNSFHDPPASLQHCAPQIDKPFRCHLCDKRFKTLGILNIHLKTHSRVRPYQCSDCGKSFRDNWNLKVHQKIHTGETPYRCAICDKGFIQYATYMKHQRIHTGERPYSCGYCNKSFTNSSNLVRHYRTHTGEKPYICMECGKSFSYNTSLIQHRRSHKVEPAENATNGPSNK, encoded by the exons AATATTGACCAGCTGGCGCTACCGGTGGACAATAAGGAAATCCCAAagaaagacaaaaaggaagatg ACTTCTGTGAGTTTTAAGGAGGTTGCTATGTACTTCTTCGAAGAGGAATGGAGCCAGTTAGACTCTTGGCAGaaggaactgtacagcaatgtgaTGAGGGACATCCACACAACTTTACTTTCTTTAG GTTACACCATTCTCCATCCCGATGTTCTCTGTAGGATTAGAAGAAACGACGAGCCATATGTCAGCAGCCAGGAGGAAGTCCGCA AAGGGGATTCAGTTCCAAGTTCGGACATggtatttaaaataaaatgtgaaGAAGAACTTTGTGCTGATGAAGGAAATCCTACAGAAAGCAGCACTAaag CTGTACCAGGTGCCTCGTTCCTCAGCCCAGATCTCATATTCAGAATCAAGCGCGATGAGGATGTTTGCACTGATGAAGAGAACTGTAAAGGTGGTGAAGAAGATAAATCAGAGTTGG aaatcgagactcatcagaccaggcaacattttcccagtcttcaacagtccaatttcg GTTACACCATTCTCCATCCCGATGTTCTCTGTAGGATTAGAAGAAACGACGAGCCATATATCAGCAGCCAGGAGGAAGACCGCA AAGGGGCTTCAGTTCCAAGTTCGGACATggtatttaaaataaaatgtgaaGAAGAACTTTGTGCTGATGAAGGAAATCCTACATTAAGCAGCACTAaag CTGTACCAGGTGCCTCGGTCCTCAGCCCAGATCTCATTTTCAGAATCAAGCGCGATGAGGATGTTTGCACTGATGAAGAGAACTGTAAAGGTGGTGAAGAAGATAAATCAGAGTTGG GATTTCCATCTGCAATGTCTGATGTGCTAATTAATAAAGAAGGAAAGTCTGATGGAGAACAGAAGACAGATCAGAAGCATAATCACAGTCATGAAGATCTGACCTTTGAAG CCAATCACTTGGTTTTCAATCCCAAAATTTCCATTTGGCCCAAGCAGGAGAATGAAGTGCCTGAAGTAACTTCTGAGCTCTTATCAGCAGGATGTATAG ATCGAAATGTTATGGAAATAAAAACTGAGATAGACCTCACCCTTGGTTGCAAGTTACCTCCACCACGGCATCTTACAGAAACTACTTCAGACACTGCTTCAGAGATCTGCCAAATATCAGAAAAATACCCTGGTTTAcataaagaggagcatgctgggaaaggGGAGGAAAGTCTGCTGTCCATTGTCCTTAGAAGAGCAAATGCTGGGAATCTACAGTTACCAAATTACAAGCATTCTAGTAGCTACAAAAACATGGACTACTCCCGAGGTATCCCCAGAATTGTCGAGAAAGAGACATGTTATCCACCAAAGCAGTCCTTCTTCCAGACCCCTGGTAGCAGTGACCTACTGAACAGCTTCCATGACCCCCCAGCATCGCTCCAGCACTGTGCCCCTCAGATAGacaaacccttcagatgccacctATGTGACAAGCGTTTTAAGACCCTGGGAATACTGAACATCCATCTGAAAACGCACAGCAGGGTCAGACCATATCAGTGCAGCGATTGTGGAAAAAGCTTTAGGGACAACTGGAATCTTAAGGTTCACCAGAAAATACACACAGGGGAGACCCCCTATAGATGTGCTATATGTGATAAAGGATTTATCCAGTACGCCACGTATATGAAGCACCAACGTATACACACTGGGGAGAGGCCATATTCTTGTGGTTACTGCAATAAGAGCTTTACCAATAGCTCCAACCTGGTGAGACATTACCGAACACACACGGGTGAGAAGCCATATATCTGTATGGAGTGTGGGAAGAGCTTCAGCTACAACACAAGTCTTATACAGCACAGAAGGAGCCATAAGGTGGAACCTGCTGAGAACGCAACCAACGGCCCAAGCAACAAGTGA